One window from the genome of Malus domestica chromosome 01, GDT2T_hap1 encodes:
- the LOC103401787 gene encoding 2-oxoisovalerate dehydrogenase subunit alpha 2, mitochondrial-like produces MRKSGSSIIKHFKSSSSSIIGSLALTSPTPLTPPPPSFPQILRILAAGDLSNFCSRRFESVKAETMRDSDNTHRTHDRALEFPEGKVKFTPKMRFISETAKERECCYRILDDNGNHILSSNHVQVSEEVAVKMYTNMVTLQTMDTIFYEAQRQGRISFYLTTVGEEAINIASAAALTIDDIVFPQYREAGVLLWRGFTLQEFANQCFSNKSDYGKGRQMPIHYGSNKLNYVTVASTVASQLPHAVGAAYSLKMDRKDACVVVYVGDGGTSEGDFHAALNFAAVKDAPVIFFCRNNGWAISTPTSDQFRSDGVVVKGRAYGVRSIRVDGNDALAVYGAVYAARDMAIKEQRPILIEALTYRVGHHSTSDDSTKYRPVEEIEWWKMERDPISRFRKWMENNGWWSDKQELEARNDARKQILHAIQEAEKVDKPPVADIFTDVYDSPSSDLHEQEKLLRDTIRRHPCDYPSDVPL; encoded by the exons ATGCGGAAATCAGGTAGCAGCATTATCAAGCATTTCAAATCATCATCGTCTAGTATCATCGGATCCTTGGCTCTCACCTCTCCCACTCCACTCACTCCACCTCCTCCTTCATTTCCTCAAATTCTCCGAATCCTGGCGGCCGGAGATTTAAGTAATTTCTGCTCTCGCCGGTTTGAATCCGTCAAAGCAGAAACGATGCGGGATTCGGATAATACTCATCGCACTCACGATCGG GCCTTAGAGTTTCCAGAAGGAAAGGTCAAGTTCACTCCTAAAATGAGGTTCATATCTGAGACTGCTAAGGAGCGTGAGTGCTGTTATCGCATCCTTGACGACAATGGGAACCACATTTTGTCTAGCAACCATGTACAG GTCAGTGAGGAAGTTGCTGTGAAAATGTATACGAACATGGTTACTCTTCAGACCATGGACACCATTTTCTATGAAGCACAAAGGCAAGGAAGGATTTCATTCTATTTGACCACAGTCGGTGAAGAGGCCATCAATATTGCCTCAGCGGCAGCACTCACCATTGACGACATTGTCTTTCCTCAG TACAGGGAGGCAGGAGTGCTATTATGGCGCGGTTTCACTCTACAAGAATTTGCAAACCAGTGTTTCAGTAACAAATCTGATTATGGAAAAGGCAGGCAGATGCCAATCCATTATGGGTCTAACAAGCTCAATTACGTCACTGTAGCATCAACCGTGGC TTCACAACTTCCACATGCTGTTGGTGCTGCGTATTCTTTAAAGATGGATAGGAAAGATGCATGTGTGGTTGTGTATGTTGGTGATGGCGGCACAAGTGAG GGTGATTTCCATGCTGCTTTGAATTTTGCGGCTGTTAAGGATGCTCCGGTTATATTCTTTTGTCGGAACAATGGATGGGCTATCAGTACACCTACATCAGACCAGTTTCGGA GTGATGGTGTTGTTGTCAAAGGCCGGGCCTATGGAGTTCGAAGCATCCGAGTAGACGGTAATGATGCACTTGCTGTGTATGGTGCAGTTTATGCTGCCCGCGACATGGCAATCAAAGAACAGAGACCAATCTTAATTGAG GCATTAACATATCGAGTAGGACACCATTCCACTTCAGATGATTCGACGAAGTATCGTCCAGTCGAAGAGATTGAATGGTGGAAAATGGAGCGAGACCCTATATCTCGATTTAGAAAGTGGATGGAAAACAATGGTTGGTGGAGTGATAAGCAAGAGTTAGAGGCCAGAAACGATGCGAGGAAGCAG ATATTACATGCAATCCAAGAAGCAGAAAAAGTTGACAAACCTCCAGTTGCTGACATTTTCACAGATGTATATGACTCTCCCTCTTCCGATCTCCACGAGCAAGAGAAATTGCTCAGAGACACAATTCGAAGACATCCCTGTGATTACCCATCCGACGTGCCTCTCTAA